The Gemmata palustris genome includes a region encoding these proteins:
- a CDS encoding DUF3455 domain-containing protein — protein sequence MTLLLRTIALLGSAWIAALATGAEVPEVPKEIAAPAGHKDVLAVRAKGVQIYKSVADKDGKLVWVLDGPLAELTDVKGARVGCHFEGPSWETADGSRLVRDESEKPKSVAKGAADIPWLLIRVKSDDAKPGALTKVAYVQRIETSGGKAPAEAPKRVGTKVGVPYEAKYVFFAPTEK from the coding sequence ATGACTCTGTTACTGCGCACCATCGCTCTGCTCGGATCGGCCTGGATCGCCGCGCTCGCAACAGGCGCAGAGGTTCCCGAGGTTCCCAAAGAGATCGCCGCCCCCGCGGGGCACAAAGACGTTCTTGCTGTGCGGGCGAAGGGCGTTCAAATCTACAAATCCGTTGCCGACAAGGACGGCAAACTGGTGTGGGTCTTGGACGGCCCGCTCGCGGAACTGACCGATGTGAAGGGCGCCCGCGTCGGCTGTCACTTCGAGGGGCCGTCGTGGGAAACGGCGGACGGGAGCCGGCTCGTGCGCGACGAGTCCGAGAAGCCGAAATCGGTCGCGAAGGGTGCCGCCGACATTCCCTGGCTCCTCATTCGCGTGAAGTCGGACGACGCCAAACCCGGTGCGCTCACCAAAGTGGCCTACGTTCAGCGGATCGAAACGAGCGGCGGAAAAGCCCCCGCGGAAGCGCCGAAGCGAGTGGGTACGAAGGTCGGGGTGCCCTACGAAGCGAAGTACGTGTTCTTCGCGCCAACCGAGAAATAG
- a CDS encoding ankyrin repeat domain-containing protein: MSDPIDRRTFATAFAASVVLGSEALSADTPAVAPMPHGKPTEAPFERDYPKPGFNPAWRRPQINRLLIQDFVVYAHTDAAMVSKLLDKEPALVNSFMDWGGGDWESGLGAAAHMGNRAMAELLLERGARIDIFCATMMGQLDAVKAFLTLQPKLIDAKGPHGFSLHFHAQLAGKDADKMVEYLQSVKKIDLPPNPFLRKPGDKKDPPKKS; this comes from the coding sequence ATGTCCGACCCCATCGACCGCCGCACGTTCGCGACCGCGTTCGCCGCGAGCGTGGTTCTCGGGAGCGAAGCACTCAGTGCCGATACGCCCGCGGTCGCGCCGATGCCGCACGGCAAGCCCACCGAAGCGCCGTTCGAGCGCGACTACCCCAAGCCCGGCTTCAACCCCGCCTGGCGCCGGCCGCAGATCAACCGGCTGCTCATTCAGGATTTCGTCGTCTACGCGCACACGGACGCGGCGATGGTGTCCAAACTGCTCGACAAGGAACCGGCGCTCGTCAACTCGTTCATGGATTGGGGCGGCGGGGACTGGGAGAGCGGCCTCGGCGCCGCGGCCCACATGGGGAACCGCGCGATGGCCGAACTGCTCCTGGAGCGCGGCGCCCGGATCGACATCTTCTGCGCCACGATGATGGGGCAACTCGACGCGGTCAAAGCGTTCCTCACGCTCCAACCGAAGCTCATTGATGCGAAGGGGCCGCACGGCTTCAGCCTCCACTTTCACGCGCAGTTGGCCGGCAAGGACGCGGACAAAATGGTCGAGTACCTGCAATCGGTGAAGAAGATCGACCTCCCGCCGAACCCGTTCCTTCGGAAGCCCGGCGACAAGAAAGACCCGCCGAAAAAGTCGTAA